The Elgaria multicarinata webbii isolate HBS135686 ecotype San Diego chromosome 11, rElgMul1.1.pri, whole genome shotgun sequence genome segment CAGTCCTTtctttagccttccccaatctgtgcacctgcagatgtttttgataactcccatcatccccaatcattggccatgctggctgggacggatggggagctgtcatccaaaacatctggcaggagTGGGGAAGACCCAGATTGGGGAAACCTTAGCTAAGGACTCCCCTGCACAAACTAGAATTGGTTTAGCTGTCCTGGCTTCCTCCAGAGGACTTCTACATCTcattgaaccccccccccccccgccgccctttAATATTCCTTATTAGTAACTTGAGACTCAGAATTCAAATTCCCAcgttgttttattattgcttttaaaccAGTTTGAATCTGGTTTCAGTTTACAACCTAGCAGCTCCTTGACTCACTTCCCCTCTCTTACACATTTATCGCTTCACATGCAAAGCCATAACGTCCTCGGAGGCAGGATTTCATCATATTTTCAGAAAGAACTGCTGTGTTACAAAAGGATTTGTCAATGGGCATGTGATGTTTCAACCAGTGACTTTGTCAGAGCTAAAgttgttctctccctctctcctgctcCAAATACATTGTTGACACCGACTGTGTTAAGACCTCCTGGCATTCCCCGACATGATGGTCTGCTATGTTGAAACTGTTGGTGTGGGGAATTCCAATATTACCCTCCTGTTATTCCCCTCCATTTAATTCAATTGGGACCAAAGATTCCAAAAGAGTCTTGCATACTTCCCAGAGAATTGGGAAGTTTCAGGGGCAGTGCTATCTGGGCCTTTGTTTCTTTTAGAGGAGACAGCACTGGAGATGTATggtatcctctgtaaaagaggacacatggccactctatgGTCTCACGTGGAATGCtggggcaaaatccaacataaatccaacTTAGAGTAGCTCTAGTGAAATAAATTGAACTTAAGTTAGTTACAACTAACCTGAGTCCGATTCATTTCAGTGGCTTTACTGTAAgtaggacttacgttggattttgCCTATGTTAGATGCAACTCTGGATGGTGTTGGAGAGAGATAGGATGGTAGATGTTTGGTGGTTTTGGAGAATGTTTTCAGTGGTTTCTATGCATGGGGTTTCTGAACTTGCCATTAGTACAGATCATAAAGCCAAGAGGAGCTCTATTCAGGTGTTGGGTCATGGAATTACATCACATGAAGAGATGAGCGGGACCATACATGCTGTCTCTACCTCTTCTGCATTCATGTGGTTTGGCCCCACCACTTTTCCTACCTTGAAGGAAAAGATCTGAAGGAGGGAGTCTACCCTTCTCACGTAGGTTCCCTCCATGATGTAAAGCCCTGATCATGAATAGGACTACTCTTAGCGGCTAATTCCTAGTTTTGCTTGCCTAGCATTGCATCAGCAGGTTAGTCAAACTGAAGATAActgctttttctgtttaaattgaTTTCAAAAAGGTGAGCGCTAATCTGTGCTGTTTTTGTCCACTTTTCAGGCTGTGAGTAAAGATGGGCAGCTATTTCAGCACCTGGAGACACTGTGGCAGTTCCAGCCAGGACGTGTGGGAAAGCTGGACACCTGCACACTGAAGTTTTACGTAAGTGCCCTTTCTGTGCCAGCTCTGGTGGGTGTGTGACTCCTAAGCCAATAGAATGTGATCAAAGGTGCAGGTTTGCAAAATCCAGTTTCGTCATGAACTCAAGGGTTGGCATAACTTTAGGATTTGCAAACATGTCATGAATTGATTAGGTCATTTCACATTGAGTTTTAGAAGTATTGtagtctgggggtggggaggttagcAGACACAGATTTGATCCAACTATTGGAAACCTTATTCAGCCACCTGCTTGGCTTTCAGTGTTTTAGCCCACTCAGTTTGAAGCATATTTCACGCCCACAAGAGCTAGAAATTGGCTTTTACAAAATGAGATCTGATCTCACAAAGCTGAGTTTTGCCCAGTATTACACTCAGTCCTAAATTTGGCATTTCGGAATCAAATTTCGGAATCAAATGTCTGCCACATGTTtgatttgtgctttttatttcttttagtttGTTTCAACTCTAGATAAAAATAGACACTTTATAGACTTGCTGGATATAGATCATCTTGAGAATGGATCCTAGAGTAGTGTTTcccaaacttttaaaagttgggaTACAGTTCACCTTCCTGACCCCCAGAAAAAACTGGTGACATAAGTCATTGATATATGGGTAggcaacctgaggccctccagatcttttggcctacaattcccatcatccttcactattggctatgttggctagaattgctggaagttgtaggccaaaacatctggaggaccacaagttgcccatcccaaaTATCCACATGTCACCACCTCCCAGAACAGTGAGTAGGCATCATACTTGGAACTGTAAGATTGCTTAATTAATGTTACTTTTTGGTGTGCCATACTCCTCTTTGCTGTCTGAGGATGCTGGTAATTGTACTCatgtacatctggagggcatgaggttagGAAAGGCAGCTATAGTAACATACGATGTAACAGTTTCTTAATTGCTTTAATTTCACCCCCAGGTCTCCTTTGAATTCAAGTCAGTTCTTCATACGCAACTGGCCAACCTCTTCTTCAATGAGGTAGTCAAGCAGATGGTGTCGGCCTTTGAGCAGAGGGCAGAGAAGTTGTATGGCTCACAGACTGCAGCCCACCCAAGGAAGGCTGTTCACTGCACGTGACGGATGGCCCTGTTTGGATTGAAGTGTGGGTCATCCATCTTGACCTAAGAAAAAATCGGGATCTCTTCCTACCTGCCTTTTCAAGGACATTACTTTATTTATACCTATTTAACTCACAAAAAAACCCCAgagtaaattatttttattgattgttattttattgaGAATTTTGTTCTAGGATAATTTATTGGATATTTAATTCTGCTGTCCTAAGTATGACTCCTTGCTATAAAGGAGACCTTGAGCAATGACTGAAAAACAGCAAATTtgtagttctttaaaaaaaaaggttatatttttaaaactagcAAGAAAACGTTTATTTTTGTGGACATGAGCATTGCAATAGTAAACATTTCTGGAGAAGAGTGTTGAAAAACTtctggaatttttaaaagttctatttttaaaaataacacaagTTATTTTTGTCTTCCAGATTCTAAAAACTCtggtgattttattttaaatgccaaTAAAATTTGAAATATAAACTAATACTCATTTGCGCTTTCTGAAAATGTCCTAGCACAGCCACTAGAAACTTTCCCGACATAACCTTTGCTAAAATGAGCGAAGCAACCCTCCAGCTCCCCTTCCTTTCAATGGAGGTCTTCACATAGCATAATTTCCAAGTGTGTTGAGCCCTTATCCTGTGGAATAGCCTCCATCAGCTTTTCAGAGGAATACTTTGCCTTCTGTCCTTGAAGCAACAAATTTGGTTCTAGGATAATCCAAGCAGTCCTGGGAAAAGCAAGTTTGTGGGAAATGGTTTAAGGACCTGGAGGGGAAGGGACGTGAGTGTTTGCTTCCTTTCTGTCTGTTGGGTCACAGTGAGAACATGCCAGAACGGATGAACTGACCAGGAAACTGAGTAACTGTACACAAATTTGAGCGAGCTTTCAGCCTTTTCCTGTTTTCTTCTCTTTGATGGTCTTTAGCCATACACTAGACAAAAGCGTTATTCTGTTCAAAGCTGGGAAGAATTCCAAGAAGACAAATGCTTGTAACTTCTACAAAGTTTTAATTCCAGTTTGGCTGGGTCAGGACACCTTCTCTGACAAGTGTGAGAATGCGTTGTGGCAGGGTTGCGATCTTAGATGCTGTGGGACAATGTGATATGAACATATGAAACAACTTTTTAATGTCCAAAAAACATCCCTTGGTGCGCACCAGGCTCTCAGATTCTCctgatatttaatatttttaaaaaaacaagtcagtTTGGCTGGTAGGCTTATAAGGAGCATCTGGGTTGGACTGGCTAGTTAGAGGGAATGGcagggagcagtgtgtgtgttcctgttctctgagcatcaccaatttgccttctgtgaaatgagtcTCTTGCACTTTGTGGAACAAATAATATGATTTGGcctttggggctcagaccccaccactGCCTTCTACTctgtttcttggccaagttacacATCCATTTGCCTTCTGTTAAATGGGGTTGGAGCAGAAAACTCTAGGTGCAAGAGAatagttttgtgttttagagctcatACCCCACTTTTGTATTTCGGTTCTTGGGTAAGTTACTTTTTATTTACCTTCAACACTTTGCTTTCTTGGAATACGATGTTTTCTGactggccacccccaccccacccccgaaatgGTAGCCATTTCGTGAGAGCGCCCACAACACTCAAAAATCCAAATGTGCCTACCAGATCAAAAAAGGCTGGGGACCTTTGTTGAATCAGATCGTGGATCCATTTGCTttgtattgtctgctctgactgacaGTAGCCCTTATCCATGTATTACCTGTGTGCCTACAGTATCATCGTTGAAGGGGCTGCGGATTTAGTTATGCCCTCAAAGTCATGATGCTCCTGTCATCCTCACTGTGACAGTGCACTGcactgatggggtgggggagctgctgTAATAAGATTAAACAAAGATGCTGAGGCCTGAAACTAGGACCTCAATATATGTCAAGCAAGTGCTCCACCACTAATCTATGGGCTTTCCCTAAAACTAATCCAATGGGGTAGTAATCCAACATTAGCCCTATGTGGTATAGACCCATTAAAACGAATGGGACTGAAGTTCGTGACAAACTTAAGTtttattcctttcaatgggtctacgctacataagactaacattggatattacccaTTATATCCCAAATGCTGCAATGTGTGTAATCGATACAAATCGGGCTTATTTCCCTATGTTCACGTCTGTGCTTCCAGCATAAGGACAAAGAGCAACATTGAACAGGGAGGCTTGCTCACCATGTTTTCTAAGATTTTACTGCAGACTTTTAACTATCACTTCATCTTACAAGGACTAGAAGCTTGTTTGTGTGAAAATGACCTCTCAGGAGCTGCATGCTGCTCAGACCAGTATCTATTTCTGCATGCAAGTGGTACGATGGTGGCATACACACATCTTTGGTTGGAGTCATTTGTTGGAGGGAGTGCTCAAAGGCATGCTCCAACTTCACACAATTTCAAACTCAAAGTTCTTCCCCATGCTGAAGGCAGTTATATAGCTGCAAGAGAAAGGAAGTTCTGAGCTCCAGAACAAACTGCTAAACCCAGTTTGCTAAATTAGGATGGTAAGCGTCATgccctaaaaaaaacaaaacccaagcctCTTGTTCACCAGTGTCCAGAAGCATTTTTATTTGGTAGAAGTGAGgcccactgagttcactgggacttactcccagtgtataggattgcagcctagattATCATTCAGGCCTCTCACTGTTCTTGGATTTATAACAGCTGGTTAGGCCTCAAGGTTGCCTGGAAGCTGTCAGGCCAATATTAAGTCCCGATGTGAGTGGCTGAGATAGAGCATGATGTGACAAGAGGGTTATGGGGCCTTCTGAACCATTTAGCACTCAGGGTTTGCCTCCAACCGGTGTAGGGGCAGgccaggccacaagttgccatgGTAACATGAAGCTATCTCTGCAGTATCCAATAGTAAATTGCCTCTAACCACTTTTGAAGGCTCTTAATGACACTTTTGTTTGTCAGGGGGTTTCCTTGTGCGACCATGTGAGAATCTTTCCCCAAATGTCCCGTTTTCATCCTCAGCAGAACATCCTATTTGGTCCCAAACACCTCTGCCAGGGTCTACAATACCCCTTTCCCAACTGCCTTTAAAATGGTTCAAACTCAGACATGGTGTGACCGGGTCAAAAGGTTGGACGGGCTTGAGGCCCAGCTTTTCTTATTTTACAAATCACTGCCTCCCTTTCTCTAAAAATTCCCTCCTTCCACCCAAATACTTAACATGCTCAGAGCCCTCTGTGCAGGGACTTCcatgaacagcagcagcagcgagtgTTACGTCACTAAATGATTAAACAGTAACTAGGAACTACTATTGTAGGACTAGTTGCTGTAAAACAGCCCTACAACTACGTGGGCTATGACGAAGTCTGACCTTTCCTTCCTAACCTCTGACATGTCAAACAAGAGCCTTTGTACCTGATCTGTCTGGAACATGAATGTGCCAATTCCATAGGCCAGGATTTGCTAAGGCTGGCATCATCAGCGACACAGATGATGCTAGGACGCTGATGTTCCCTGAGTGACATAACTGCAGTGCTTAGGGATGCCAAAAGCCAGGGAGAAGGCTGTGTCTTTGGACAGCAAGAACTGCCAGCAAACCTCATGCAATTATTCTTGCTAGTTCCCAAGTGGGTGGGAAAACGATTGTTACGCAGACAAAATGACACCAGCCTAGAAGTACCTCTGCAGCGATCCCAGAATGCAGCAGTAGTAAAAAGTGTGTTAGTCTAAAAAGGGGGCATATATTCCCCTGACCTCCATGGCTGAAGCACAACTGTGCATGTATGCACTGCAGGCTGGATTTACTCAGGTCCATTGCAATATCAGGGCTCAAGCAGCAGACTTCAAAAAGTCCCTGCACAGGCTCCAGTCTGCACATGGTGaaaggaggaagcaggagccagaAGAGTGCCTGAGAAGGGAGAGATTTAAAGGCCTTTGTGTGGGAGAAGTCAGAGGGCAGAAATGGCTCCCCACCCAATGTTGCAGGAGTCTCATTTGTCTTGTAAGATAACCCATGTACAAACATTTGTGAATGTGTGTATTTAAAGcgggacatctggagggcaccaggatgcctAACCTTCATTTGAAGTAATTGCTTTTTAAGGCAATATACCGACGAGAAACACAAGATATAATTGTCTTATTAACAAGCTTACAGAATAACTTATTATTATAATTACCCTGTAATTTTGAGATATTCCCTGGTGCTTGTAGCTCTGTCCAGATATGAGAAGACCTTGATGGAATTGCTGTTATGATAACACCTCTAagaaacccgggggggggggggggaggaatggtctAACAGAATATAAAATACAGCGCCTTCAGTACATCCCATCGCCATCATaaagacaatttgttgttaataatttctgcagacattataacaAGTATGCAATAttttatattcttatatatatatatgcacaggcCTTATCTGCAATGTACCCTAAAAAgctatttttgtgttttattgaaaTTATGTGGTTGCACAAGCTGTGCTTGCTATATGCTCTTATAATTGTAAAAGGTTTTAAgttctgtgttgtgttgtgtCAGTCATTCTTGCTTTTTACATGTACTTTTACAGCcccctgaatcatagaatcataatagagttggaaggggcctataaggccattgaagccaaccccctgctcaaggcctAAAAAAAGAAGCCGAAAGTTTTGTATAATAAACTTTTCTAATAGCATCCTGAGGCTTCGCtccctttttgtgtacattttggatgctcacccgccttgcaccATCATTGCGGTCAATCCACCAGCATTGTCAATACATACATGAGGGATCTTTTGGCGTTGAACTCTGGGTGCTTAGGAAAAACTGATACCCCTAAAAGCTGAGAGAATGAGAGGCTATAACAAGGTATTTCAATGCAATTCTTTAtcaaaaaaagaatttaaaatgaatgaaaattacACATCAGGGTAATTAGAACCATATAGACATCTGGGGAATTAGAATCATACATTCATACTGATTAAGGTTAAAGATAATCAAGCATTTAAAGTTAATGGTGAAGCTAGCAACACTGGGATGCATAGAAAATCGTAGTGTTTGTATTCAAGGGAAGTTTTAATTTttagcaaggggtgtgtgtgtgtacatgtgtgtttgCGGCTTATcatagagaaggaggaagagaaagaagtttCAGCCTGGGGTAATTTCAATGGGGAACAGACTGTTTTGGAGGATTGTGAGAGAGTTTTGTAGGAGGGGGTTAGAGCAATTGTAGGGGTTTGGAAGAAAGTGGATGGAGAGGCATGAAGAGCCATAGAGATCCAAAGccaagggaggaaaagagaataaTTGGAGTATGGACTACTTAGAAGGAAAATGAAAGATAATGCAAAGATTTACCTTTCAATACCTGCTGACTTGCAGTGATGGGAAATTCTGTTGGAAAGGGGAGACAGAGAGTAGGAAAGGGGGACAGCAGGGGTTGCTCTTCCAAATAGGAAGTATGAGGGGCccatgagggaggaaggaaaaatcTTTTTCGCCTATCTCCTTCTTTGTGTAATCTATGAATTTGCAGATTTTATTCCTCCTCTCTCATAATTTAGTCATCAAAATAAATCAAAAAAGTATTTCTTCTAAGATTACTCATGGATGTTGGAAAATGAATTTTTAGGTGCCAGGCATCAAAGGAAGAAAGACAATGggctcctctttccttcctgatGTGAGAAAAGGATGGGAGTTGATAGGTGCATCTCTCTTATCATAAATCCAGGGATGTCAAAAAGAGTCATTTAGGCATGCCTGTTTACACCATGTTGGGTTTGGAGTGGGTGGTCCAACAGCTTTAAAAGACACTGAATTCTTTATTTTTCCTTGCAATTTAAACAAGGTCAGAAATCAATGTAAGATAATTCATGGTTGGAAATCAGTGTAAAAAGGTTCATGGTGGAGTCTTCTGTGGTTGTTGTCCTAAGGCAAGATCTGAAATTTGCAAGTGTTAACACCAAGGAATTAAGGCAATCAGAGCACAATGGCTGGCCAGAaagttgcatgcaaaaggtctgcAGCTCCATTTGGATTGTGGGGAGGCCTCAATATCCCATTGAAGCTGTtttctgctcttctccaagaCCAAAAACGCTAGTCCCCTTCCAGATACAGGCCCCTTCATCCCAAAAGAGCAGAATGTGGGGGCTCTTCGTAACCAAGGCTGGAAGGGGAGATAGTGTGCCAAAGATTAACtcgcctcccccttggcctctgCCCCCTCACCCTCTGCAACTCATTTCCCCTCAACTTCTAttattccctcccttgcccccaaaCACATTTGCATGTCCATGTTATGGGCACATAAAAGGCTCTCTATATTCCATGAGTCTAGGGCAATGAAGAAAAAGTGCAGATTGCAGTACTAAAGCCCAAATCCAGCTCAAGAATCAGTTCATAGCCTTTCTGGTTGTGTAGAAAAGTGTGTAGGCAATGCATGGTGAGCCTAAAATGGTGGCCTTCCTGCCTTGACCAGAAGCACAATAAATTACGCAAAACCACCCAGATGCAAATTTGCATTAATAATCAGGGTCACAGAATTCAGCCTACTTTGGTGCAGAATGTTGATTTCTTTTTCTActactttttgtattttaaattaacaaAGTACCCAAAGGTGCAATCACGCAGCGCAAACAGATTGTTGCTACTTGGGAATGTTTACCTGTTGGTTTGGGGATAGGTGAAAAATCTTCCACCAGGTGTGTTTGAGCTGCAACAGCTACCTGTTTTAacattctttccccacccctgcatcatTTGTTAATCCTGAACCTCTTCCTCCAAGTTCCAATCTTGACCATCTAGCCGTCTGGGGTGGAGGCCACATCCTTTCTTTGTTCTTTGCAGTGCCTAGAACATGGAGTTGTTGATGTGATGTGGTCAGCAGTAGCTACCAATGAAAATCTACGGGCCATGTTATTTGAGTTGTGGGCCTATTGGTAGCAGGTGAATCAaataaacagttttttaaaaaagtttacagGGTATTTTTATTTCAAGGGGGTGTGAGGAAGCAGGCAAATCTCTTAGAAAAGAGCAAAACTCCCCCCTGcctccaccagtggaggctggtggctccaatgtcagtggggctgcaaatccgctctaggtttcaatcagaattctaaagaaccaatccatggtgctgaactcaATCCCTCCCAAAACGGGTTCAGGaacttggatagttcctttagagttttgactggttctaactgaaacccagagcagattcacaacaCCACTGACATCACAGCTACCAGCCTCCTTGCCTTCCACGTGAGGATGGCCAATGTTCACTCATGTCATATAGCATTCACAGTCTTTGCTTAGACACCAGGGGCACAATGCAGAGGCATAATTCCCATTCCTTTCAATTACACTTGTGCAGAGCACCCTGGTACATCGCACCCAAGGTTTTTCTTCTGGTAATTTctgtatttcttctgttcttcaaaGGTCTCTCGTTCTCCCACATCACACCTGTGGCTGGGAATGAAGATCAGCTTTTTGCACGAAATCTTCCTTGTGTGTGCCATCGCAAAATGGAGGGTTCTTGGTGTATTTGCAGCCACATAGCCTGGCCTCTTTCGCTTCCTCTGGTTTGAATCTCAGGGGGGAGATTTCTGGGGCACTTTTTTTATGGGATCCATCACAGAAAGGCTGTTTGGGACACAAAACAGAAccaagatctgttaaacaaacatCACAGGAGAGGTTTGCTCACTGCCAATAGATTTCACATTATGGTTTTGGTGATGATATAACAGAGTACTAGCAGACCAATTGGGACTGTATTTAAATCTGGATGGATAAGTTTCATTTTCAAGCCCAGCATTGCTTTTTGAATGGCACCTCAGTTGGGCTGCGTTAAGCATTCTGTAAACTCCTTGTTTCAGGAAACAATGTTCTCACTGGTGCAAAATAATGTTGGCCTCGCATGCTGCAGCATCACTGCTCTTCCTCCTGCTCAGCCAGTGGACCGATGCATCACCTCCTTTCAACTTCATCAAGACAGGGCTTTTGAAAAGGGAAGATCCCAGGTTACTTAGTACAAAGAGAGGTTCGCAGGAAAACTAGAGGATGGCTAGAGGGTTACCTGCTTTTGGCTGTATCCACAGGCACACCAAGCATAACCTTTCCCAGCTTTCAAGTCCACCTGAAAGGGGTGCTTGGCTGCGATCACCGGCCGGACTGAAGATGTTGAAGCGGCTGAACA includes the following:
- the CISD3 gene encoding CDGSH iron-sulfur domain-containing protein 3, mitochondrial, which translates into the protein MPGLQRPGALVSSAAGSFAWIAFSQIRNCSAASTSSVRPVIAAKHPFQVDLKAGKGYAWCACGYSQKQPFCDGSHKKSAPEISPLRFKPEEAKEARLCGCKYTKNPPFCDGTHKEDFVQKADLHSQPQV